One genomic region from Pseudochaenichthys georgianus chromosome 15, fPseGeo1.2, whole genome shotgun sequence encodes:
- the LOC117459708 gene encoding tumor necrosis factor receptor superfamily member 23-like isoform X1 translates to MKTAYSSKFPSWFFIVGLVSLRSVDFTSAIRETQQCVVGTYEHEGVTCCVCGAGMFVESHCTTTQPGKCTSCREGTYSSHPNFQESCEPCTSCSHLYDNLELDVTCTRARDATCRCKNNYFCSIGKETCKICYPCKECTEGVKVACTTTNNTVCSEKTEGGTNTGLIVGLTVSIALILILGLLVFFWIGTCNRNNTPDEERNGCGLESPFLTEPLLDRDLPDIAEIIGWTDMKAIATRSGMLDTAIENCKLNHVGDAREQTLALLQEFVQKEGSQARTTLIQTLQKSGKRRIAEMVIAKLNSSA, encoded by the exons ATGAAGACAGCTTATTCAAGCAAGTTTCCTTCGTGGTTTTTCATCGTCGGTTTGGTTTCTCTTCGATCTGT GGACTTCACATCTGCTATAAGGGAAACCCAGCAGTGTGTTGTTGGCACGTATGAGCACGAGGGTGTgacctgttgtgtgtgtggtgctg GTATGTTCGTGGAGAGCCACTGCACTACGACTCAACCTGGAAAATGCACAAGCTGTAGGGAAGGGACATACAGCAGTCACCCTAATTTCCAGGAATCCTGTGAGCCATGCACATCCTGCTCACATCTCTATG ACAATCTAGAGTTGGACGTAACCTGCACCCGTGCCAGAGATGCAACGTGTCGATGCAAAAACAATTACTTTTGCAGTATTGGTAAAGAAACCTGTAAAATCTGCTACCCCTGTAAAGA ATGTACTGAGGGTGTCAAAGTAGCCTGTACAACCACCAATAACACAGTCTGCAGTGAGAAAACTGAAG GGGGGACTAACACTGGGTTGATAGTTGGCCTAACTGTCTCAATTGCTTTAATACTTATTCTTGGACTTCTTGTATTCTTCTGGATAGGAACATGCAACC GAAATAATACCCCAGACGAAGAAAGAAATGGCTGTGGTTTG GAGAGTCCGTTCCTTACAG AACCACTTCTTGATCGCGACCTGCCTGACATTGCAGAAATAATTGGATGGACGGATATGAAGGCTATAGCAACACGCAGCGGTATGCTAGACACTGCTATTGAGAATTGTAAGCTGAACCACGTCGGTGACGCTCGGGAGCAGACACTCGCACTTCTACAGGAGTTTGTGCAGAAGGAGGGCAGTCAGGCCCGAACTACCTTGATCCAAACCCTGCAAAAAAGTGGCAAAAGACGAATAGCAGAGATGGTGATTGCTAAATTAAATTCTTCTGCTTGA
- the LOC117459708 gene encoding tumor necrosis factor receptor superfamily member 6-like isoform X2: MFVESHCTTTQPGKCTSCREGTYSSHPNFQESCEPCTSCSHLYDNLELDVTCTRARDATCRCKNNYFCSIGKETCKICYPCKECTEGVKVACTTTNNTVCSEKTEGGTNTGLIVGLTVSIALILILGLLVFFWIGTCNRNNTPDEERNGCGLESPFLTEPLLDRDLPDIAEIIGWTDMKAIATRSGMLDTAIENCKLNHVGDAREQTLALLQEFVQKEGSQARTTLIQTLQKSGKRRIAEMVIAKLNSSA; this comes from the exons ATGTTCGTGGAGAGCCACTGCACTACGACTCAACCTGGAAAATGCACAAGCTGTAGGGAAGGGACATACAGCAGTCACCCTAATTTCCAGGAATCCTGTGAGCCATGCACATCCTGCTCACATCTCTATG ACAATCTAGAGTTGGACGTAACCTGCACCCGTGCCAGAGATGCAACGTGTCGATGCAAAAACAATTACTTTTGCAGTATTGGTAAAGAAACCTGTAAAATCTGCTACCCCTGTAAAGA ATGTACTGAGGGTGTCAAAGTAGCCTGTACAACCACCAATAACACAGTCTGCAGTGAGAAAACTGAAG GGGGGACTAACACTGGGTTGATAGTTGGCCTAACTGTCTCAATTGCTTTAATACTTATTCTTGGACTTCTTGTATTCTTCTGGATAGGAACATGCAACC GAAATAATACCCCAGACGAAGAAAGAAATGGCTGTGGTTTG GAGAGTCCGTTCCTTACAG AACCACTTCTTGATCGCGACCTGCCTGACATTGCAGAAATAATTGGATGGACGGATATGAAGGCTATAGCAACACGCAGCGGTATGCTAGACACTGCTATTGAGAATTGTAAGCTGAACCACGTCGGTGACGCTCGGGAGCAGACACTCGCACTTCTACAGGAGTTTGTGCAGAAGGAGGGCAGTCAGGCCCGAACTACCTTGATCCAAACCCTGCAAAAAAGTGGCAAAAGACGAATAGCAGAGATGGTGATTGCTAAATTAAATTCTTCTGCTTGA
- the itprip gene encoding inositol 1,4,5-trisphosphate receptor-interacting protein, protein MQGAIARVCMVVTAAILNHPLLFPQENTTPPEQEDEVIARMREHQERLEMEQARLENELSQLDSKQEEQSSSEEGYSWYLWSTVSFVIFFTIEMCRVNLSDAEIRPVEDEDLLSESGAITPRTMVLDKVVLSNFCDKSNYTSSHENWRVREFVEGFTDDLLESLRSVCDGEADMEVGDFVGIGSMFESWKVCKPLTCDLIVPFSPPDPYSFQFDLWCSPSCDMPPDMQGCGKIKVDGFREDKEGCLCGSANLGEDMLCLLHGGEDTVQVEHSPEELLCSRNSHLLTKDQVMKWFQITLTKAWGRISHKYDFEVTFGHLDAAGALKIRFRSWKVIVMNIIPVVQLEGTDAYFVPHFPSDYVSSPDPYWTLSLAVYERGLLKHFAKRLPQNSCHLHCLQIVTFLHRKQTVLTGKSALTNYHLKTALLHLLLSKRPSVWGIEDTEQRLRDVLSFLQRSLHEKRLHHALIGNSQVPEEVQLPEVIRKAEPINLFRSLFLQRELYAATVRHFKEMLRNAPVLIQEFTPPLTNGGLHHRLQENV, encoded by the coding sequence ATGCAGGGGGCCATTGCACGAGTGTGTATGGTGGTGACTGCTGCCATATTAAACCACCCCTTGCTCTTTCCCCAAGAGAACACCACACCTCCAGAGCAGGAAGATGAGGTGATCGCTCGAATGCGGGAGCACCAGGAGAGGCTGGAAATGGAGCAGGCAAGGCTGGAGAATGAGCTTTCACAGTTGGACTCAAAGCAGGAAGAGCAATCTAGCTCAGAGGAAGGATACAGTTGGTACTTGTGGAGCACCGTGTCTTTCGTCATTTTCTTCACGATTGAGATGTGCAGGGTGAATCTTTCTGACGCAGAAATACGTCCGGTTGAGGATGAAGACCTATTATCAGAGAGTGGTGCCATCACCCCCAGGACGATGGTGCTGGATAAGGTTGTCCTGAGCAACTTCTGCGACAAATCCAACTACACTTCGTCTCATGAAAACTGGAGAGTGAGGGAATTTGTCGAGGGTTTTACCGATGACTTGCTGGAGTCGCTCAGGAGTGTCTGTGACGGGGAGGCAGACATGGAAGTTGGGGACTTTGTCGGGATTGGAAGCATGTTTGAGTCTTGGAAGGTGTGCAAGCCACTGACGTGCGACCTTATAGTGCCTTTCTCACCTCCAGATCCGTACTCCTTCCAGTTTGACTTGTGGTGCAGCCCCTCCTGTGACATGCCTCCAGACATGCAGGGCTGTGGTAAGATAAAGGTGGACGGCTTTCGGGAGGACAAGGAGGGATGTCTTTGTGGCTCTGCTAACCTGGGGGAGGACATGCTCTGTCTGTTGCATGGGGGGGAAGACACAGTCCAAGTGGAACATAGTCCTGAAGAACTGCTGTGCTCTAGAAACAGTCATTTGTTGACTAAAGATCAAGTCATGAAGTGGTTTCAGATCACTTTAACCAAAGCGTGGGGCCGCATCTCTCACAAATACGACTTTGAGGTTACATTTGGCCACCTGGATGCAGCCGGTGCACTCAAGATCCGATTCCGTTCGTGGAAAGTCATCGTAATGAACATTATACCCGTTGTTCAGCTGGAAGGTACGGATGCTTATTTTGTCCCACACTTTCCATCAGATTATGTCAGCTCTCCCGACCCTTACTGGACCCTCTCGCTTGCTGTCTACGAGAGGGGTTTGCTGAAACATTTTGCTAAACGCTTGCCACAAAACTCCTGTCATTTACACTGCCTTCAGATTGTGACTTTTCTACACAGAAAGCAAACGGTACTCACGGGGAAAAGTGCCCTCACTAACTACCACCTAAAGACTGCCCTGTTGCACTTGTTGCTGAGTAAAAGGCCCTCTGTGTGGGGCATTGAGGATACTGAGCAAAGGCTTCGGGATGTGCTCAGCTTCTTGCAGAGGAGCCTACATGAGAAGAGACTTCATCACGCTCTGATTGGGAACAGTCAAGTGCCGGAAGAAGTGCAGCTGCCTGAGGTTATTCGCAAAGCAGAGCCCATCAATCTGTTCCGTTCTTTATTTTTGCAGAGGGAGCTTTATGCGGCAACAGTCAGGCATTTCAAAGAGATGTTGAGAAATGCACCTGTGCTCATACAGGAGTTCACACCGCCCTTAACAAATGGAGGTTTACACCACAGGCTACAGGAAAATGTGTGA